The DNA sequence AGGCATTCCTGCACGAGGGTGCCGATGTCCTGATCGTGGGCCGCGACGCGGGCAAACTCGACACCGCTCGCCAGAAGCTGACGGCCCTCGGCTCGATAGGCATGGTGGCGACATTGTCGGCCGACCTCGCCACCAGCCCCGGCCTCGCAGCGGTCGTCGAGCAGGCGAAAGAATCCGGCCGGCCACTCGACGTTCTCGTCAACAATGCCGGTGTCGCCTATCTCGTGCCGTTCGAGAGTGTCAGCGAGGCACAGTTCCAGCACTCTTTCGCGCTCAATGTGACGGCGGCGTTCTTCCTCACCCAGGGGCTGCTGCCGCATCTCGGTGCAGGTGCATCCGTCATCAACATCTCCTCTTATTTCGCCAACAAGATGATCCCGAAACGGCCATCAAGCCTCTACTCCCTGTCCAAAGGCGCGTTGAACTCGCTGACCAAATCGCTGGCCTTCGAACTCGGTCCGCGCGGCATCCGCGTCAACGCAATCGCACCCGGTACGGTGGATACCGCAATGCGGCGCAAGACCGTCGACAATCTGCCGGCCGAGGCACAGGCGGAACTGAAAGCCTATGTCGAGCGCAGCTATCCTCTCGGCCGCATCGGCCGGCCTGACGACCTCGCCGGGATGGCGGTCTATCTCGCCAGCGACGAGGCTGGCTGGACCAGTGGCGGCATCTTTGCCGTCGACGGCGGCTACACGGCGGGGTGAACTGCCTGGCCGCTATGGCGCGGCAACTTCACCAGCGGCGCTTTCCACAAATCCAAGAGCGCCCACAACGTCCAGGATCTGAAGGCGAATCCAGCGATGAGGGGGCTCGTCGTCTCGGCGTGCGTGCCAGTACATCCTGATTTCAGGAACGGCGATGGGAAGTGGCGGCTCGAAGATGGCGAGAGGCAGGGTCTTGGCTGCCCAAACCGCGAACTGCCTGGGAACCGCGGAAAGGTAGTTTCCGTTTGCGACGGCCAACGCGACAGCCTGAAAGTGAGGCAGTGCCAAGCTCACACGGCGGCTTCGCCCGATTTTGCGGAGCGCCTCGTCGGTGGAGCCCGACATCGAGCCGTCAATAGAGCGAAGAACGTGCGGCAGTTCGCAAAAAA is a window from the Mesorhizobium australicum WSM2073 genome containing:
- a CDS encoding SDR family NAD(P)-dependent oxidoreductase, producing MRLHGKRTLITGGSDGIGLAIAEAFLHEGADVLIVGRDAGKLDTARQKLTALGSIGMVATLSADLATSPGLAAVVEQAKESGRPLDVLVNNAGVAYLVPFESVSEAQFQHSFALNVTAAFFLTQGLLPHLGAGASVINISSYFANKMIPKRPSSLYSLSKGALNSLTKSLAFELGPRGIRVNAIAPGTVDTAMRRKTVDNLPAEAQAELKAYVERSYPLGRIGRPDDLAGMAVYLASDEAGWTSGGIFAVDGGYTAG